From the Haladaptatus sp. DJG-WS-42 genome, the window TGTTCGTCAACTCACGACGAAATGCCGAAGCCGCGGCGAGACGGCTCGCGGGCGCAGTCGAAGACTTCCTCGGCGCAGAAGAACGCCGGAAACTCGCGGAACTCGCCAAAGAGATTCGCGACATCTCCGACACTGAGACGAGCGACAACCTCGCAGACGCGGTGAAAAAAGGCGCGGCGTTCCACCACGCCGGGCTGACGAACGAACACCGGACGGCCGTCGAAGACGCCTTCCGCGATAGACTCATCAAGGTCGTCTCTGCGACGCCGACGCTCGCCGCCGGGGTGAACACACCGAGTCGTCGCGTCATCGTGCGTGACTGGCGACGCTACGACGGCACGCTCGGCGGGATGAAACCGCTCTCGGTGCTCGAAGTCCACCAGATGTGTGGCCGTGCGGGCAGGCCGGGACTCGACCCCCACGGCGAAGCCGTCTTACTCGCAAACTCGCACGACGAACTCGACGAGCTGTTCGACCGCTACATCTGGACGGGGCCGGAAAACGTGCGCTCGAAGTTGGCCGCCGAGCCCGCAATGCGCACCCACATCCTCGCCACCGTCGCCTCCGGGTTCGCAGACTCCTGGCAGGGCCTGCTCGACTTTTTAGACCAGACGCTGTACGCGACCCAGACGACAGAACAGGGGCGCATCGAGCAGGTGCTCGACAACGTCCTCGACTACCTCGAAGTGAACGGTTTTCTCGAACGCGAGGGCGACGATATGTTCGCCACGAGCATCGGCCACACCGTCTCGCGGCTGTACGTAGACCCGATGAGCGCCGCAGAAATCATCGACGGGCTTCGGGCGACCGACGAGCGCCCGACCGCCTTTGGGCTGTACCACCTCGTGAGCCGGACGCCAAACATGTACCAACTCTACTTGCGCTCGGGTGACCGCGAGCAGTACACAGAGGAGTCCTACGAGCGCGAACGCGAGTACCTCGGACGGATGCCAAGCGAGTTCGACGCCGGGGAGTTCGAGGACTGGCTCTCGGCGCACAAGACCGCCCGCATGATGGAAGATTGGGCGAGCGAGGAGGACGAAGACCGCATCACCGACCGCTACGGCATCGGACCGGGTGACATTCGCGGGAAGGTCGAAACTGCGGATTGGTTGCTCGGCGCGGCGGAGCGGCTCGCGGGCGAACTCGACTTACAGTGGGCCCCCGCCATCCGCGAGGCCAGAAAGCGCGTCCAGTACGGTGTGGGCGAAGAACTCCTCGACCTCGCGGGCGTTCGCGGCGTGGGGCGAAAACGCGCCCGGCGACTCTACGAGGCTGGAATCACGACGCGTGCTGAGTTGCGCAACGCCGACAAAGCCGTCGTGCTCGGAGCGCTTCGTGGGCGGCGCAAGACGGCCGAAAACATCCTCGAAAACGCGGGCCGACAGGACGCGTCGATGAACGGCGTTGACCCCGACGCCGAAGCGAAAGCCCGCGTGACGCGAGCCACCGGCGGCGATGACACCGATGACACCGAAGAAGACCAAGCGACGTTTGGTGATTTCTGATGCGGATAGTCGAAGGAACTGCAATCATTGATGACATCACCGGGTTCGTCACTCGACTCCAGGACATCGGCGCAGCAACCGGGTGTACGATTCAGGCGTTCGACGCGCGCTACGTCGTGAGCGAAGCCCATCTCCGGCGGGCGGTCGAACTCGCAGACCGAGCCTTCGACCGCGGCGAGAACGTCGCCGACGACCGAGCGGTCGAGATTCTGCTCTACGTCGCCGCACGACGCCAGATAAATCGGGCGCTCGAAGTGGGCGCGAATGAAGGCGAGTGCGACCTCGTCGTTTTGGTGGTCGAAGACAGAACCGGTGACGAAACGGCCGCGGCAAGTGCGGTTGGCGAGTTACTCACCGCGAACGAGACGCTCGGACGCTACGACGAAACGCTCGTCTGCGACGTTTTCGACATCGGTGAGAAAGAGCGTGCTGCCTCGGACGCGTCGCTCGAAGCGCTCGTCCTTGAACGCGTCGCGCTGCTCGACGTGTCGAAGTAACCGGAAAGCGCATTTTTACTGTCACACCGCATACTTGATGGTATGCCAGCGCTCCACGACCCGGTGGCACTCGGAGGTGTCGAGCTACCGAACCGGCTGTATCGCGCGCCACTGCTCGAATGCGCCGGCAGTGGTTCGGACGCACCAGCGATACTGCGCCGAAAGCTCGAACCAGCAGCCGCCTCTGGCGTCTCGCTCATCTTTCAGGGCGCGACAATCGTCCGGGGCGAGGGGGGGTGTGCAGCACCGGGGATGACGCGCGTTCACAACCCGGCGTTCGTTTCGACGCTTTCTGCGGTGACCGACGCGGTTCACGACCACGATGCAAAGATATTCTTGCAACTCGAACACGGCGGCCTTCGGAGCATGGAGACGTGGCACGCGGGCTACCGCGCCAACCATCCGAATCTCACCCAACTCGCGGTGTCGAAGCCCCCACGACTGCTTCGAGCGCTCGACCGGATGGGCGTGTTGTCGTACACTCCACACATCCTTTCGACCGACGAGGTGTACGACTTGGCTCGCGATTTCGGCGAAGCAGCGGGCCACGCCGTCGATGCGGGATACGACGGCATCCACCTCGCCGGGGCGAATATGGGCATCATCCAGCAGTTCCTCTCGCCGTACTACAACCAACGAGACGACGAGTTCGCAGACGGGGTTCGCTTCCTCGAGGCGATGTGCGACGAGATACGCACGCACGCGGGAGACGTGCCACTCGTGACGAAAATACCGGCGGAAACGGCAGCGCCGTGGTTTGTTCGGCGGAAGCTATCGTTCGAGGACGGTGTTGAAATGGCTCGAAAGGCGGCTGACCTCGGCTTTGACGCGCTCGTGCCAGTCGAGGTTTCGACGTTCTGGGACATGAGCATCGTTCGGGGACGGTTCCCGGCGCGAGCATGGCGGCTCGAACAACTCGAATCGGGCTACGAAGAAGCATTCGGCGGGCGCTTGCGGGCGCGGGGAGTCGAGCTTGGAAATCGGCTGCAAGCCCGTCGGTTTGCCGATGCAGAGGGGTGGAACGAATCGTTCTGTCGGGCGGTTCGTGCGGCGGTCGATGTGCCCGTGCTCATGGAAGGTGGCGTGCGAACGCGCCCACAGATCGACCGTCTGCTTTCTTCGGGTGCGTGTGACATGGTCGGGATGGCGCGGCCGTTCTACGCAGAGCCGCGACTGGCGGCGCGCCTGCTTTCCGATGGGGAGAGCGCGGTGGTGTGTGAGAGTTGCAACAACTGTACCGTCCCGCAGGTGACGGGTGCGGACGGGGTGTGTCGGACGCCGAGCGTCCTCAGACGGCGCGGCGAATTCGAGCGGGCGGGCGCGTACGACCGAACATAGCCGCTTCCAAAAGCCTGATACCTCGTGGTTTCGGAGACCTCTTCAGATGAATCTGTCTTCAGCGACAGCAAAGCGCGTCTCGCTTCCGGTCGAAGGCGAGCGCGTCGATGTCCGATATTTCGAGGCTGGCGAGGGGCCACCGGTCGTGTTGCTCCACGGCATCGGCCTCGACGCCGCCGCCGTCTCGTGGCGACACACCCTCCCGGCGTTGGCAGCGACCCACCGCGTCTACGCGCTTGATTTCCCCGGTCACGGCGAGAG encodes:
- a CDS encoding NADH:flavin oxidoreductase, producing the protein MPALHDPVALGGVELPNRLYRAPLLECAGSGSDAPAILRRKLEPAAASGVSLIFQGATIVRGEGGCAAPGMTRVHNPAFVSTLSAVTDAVHDHDAKIFLQLEHGGLRSMETWHAGYRANHPNLTQLAVSKPPRLLRALDRMGVLSYTPHILSTDEVYDLARDFGEAAGHAVDAGYDGIHLAGANMGIIQQFLSPYYNQRDDEFADGVRFLEAMCDEIRTHAGDVPLVTKIPAETAAPWFVRRKLSFEDGVEMARKAADLGFDALVPVEVSTFWDMSIVRGRFPARAWRLEQLESGYEEAFGGRLRARGVELGNRLQARRFADAEGWNESFCRAVRAAVDVPVLMEGGVRTRPQIDRLLSSGACDMVGMARPFYAEPRLAARLLSDGESAVVCESCNNCTVPQVTGADGVCRTPSVLRRRGEFERAGAYDRT
- a CDS encoding ATP-dependent DNA helicase translates to MDVADLTGVPEWFPSHLQDAGIESLYPPQGEAVEAGITEGQSIVASVPTASGKTLIAQLGMLASVERGGKALYIVPLRALASEKKAEFEQFEQYGLSIGVSTGNYESDGEWLGKCDIIVATSEKVDSLVRNGAPWIDDLSCAVADEVHLVDDRSRGPTLEVTLAKLRQRNPGLQTVALSATVGNPEDIAEWLDATLIDADWRPIELQKGVHYGQALHLEDGTQRSLPVRNGEKPTAAIVKDTLADEGSTLVFVNSRRNAEAAARRLAGAVEDFLGAEERRKLAELAKEIRDISDTETSDNLADAVKKGAAFHHAGLTNEHRTAVEDAFRDRLIKVVSATPTLAAGVNTPSRRVIVRDWRRYDGTLGGMKPLSVLEVHQMCGRAGRPGLDPHGEAVLLANSHDELDELFDRYIWTGPENVRSKLAAEPAMRTHILATVASGFADSWQGLLDFLDQTLYATQTTEQGRIEQVLDNVLDYLEVNGFLEREGDDMFATSIGHTVSRLYVDPMSAAEIIDGLRATDERPTAFGLYHLVSRTPNMYQLYLRSGDREQYTEESYEREREYLGRMPSEFDAGEFEDWLSAHKTARMMEDWASEEDEDRITDRYGIGPGDIRGKVETADWLLGAAERLAGELDLQWAPAIREARKRVQYGVGEELLDLAGVRGVGRKRARRLYEAGITTRAELRNADKAVVLGALRGRRKTAENILENAGRQDASMNGVDPDAEAKARVTRATGGDDTDDTEEDQATFGDF
- the cgi121 gene encoding KEOPS complex subunit Cgi121; this translates as MRIVEGTAIIDDITGFVTRLQDIGAATGCTIQAFDARYVVSEAHLRRAVELADRAFDRGENVADDRAVEILLYVAARRQINRALEVGANEGECDLVVLVVEDRTGDETAAASAVGELLTANETLGRYDETLVCDVFDIGEKERAASDASLEALVLERVALLDVSK